The following proteins are co-located in the Nitrospira sp. genome:
- a CDS encoding trehalose-6-phosphate synthase, producing the protein MNASHAPLEQLQPEQDLSLSRLIVVSNREPYEHRLVKNHLIWERTSGGLISALDPVMRRLGGTWIAWGSGKADRNVVDQDMVVEVPPDAPTYQLRRVWLDPTEIKGGYQGYANQVLWPLCHLTLDRVAYRKAFWHAYQAMNARFAAAVLGALRGKSGFVWVHDFHLALVPGLVKAALPAQPVAVFWHTPWPGPDAFRILPERRELLESLLASDLLMFQTHNFLHCFVECAKEFLGVDVRSDDHHIEYNGHTTRLVARPISVSFQAWSERARTSQVTRAMDVLRNLHVFQPEVRIGLGVDRLDYTKGLLKRFWAIDAFFEQYPQYRGRFTFVQVAVPTRGDVEAYRSYRELIRETVNDINMRYGSISNAGSPQASRWRPIEFREGRIGMDTLAAYYRMADLALVSSVYDGMNLVAKEYVASQVDEKGVLLVSHMAGAAEEMTDALVINPYDLEGVADAIRQAIEMPLEERRERMHRMRTYLEAHDIRAWSDDCLRDAGILPPDDRPTLE; encoded by the coding sequence ATGAACGCCTCCCACGCGCCGCTTGAACAGCTGCAGCCGGAACAAGATCTTTCCCTTTCGCGCCTGATCGTCGTCTCGAATCGTGAACCATACGAACACCGGCTGGTTAAAAATCATCTGATCTGGGAACGCACGTCCGGCGGCCTCATCTCGGCGCTCGATCCGGTCATGCGGCGGCTCGGCGGCACCTGGATTGCCTGGGGCAGCGGCAAAGCGGATCGGAATGTGGTGGACCAGGACATGGTCGTCGAAGTGCCTCCTGACGCCCCGACCTACCAGTTGCGCCGCGTGTGGCTGGATCCGACTGAGATCAAGGGCGGTTATCAGGGCTATGCCAATCAGGTGCTCTGGCCCCTGTGCCACCTCACGCTGGATCGCGTGGCCTATCGCAAAGCCTTTTGGCATGCGTACCAAGCCATGAATGCGCGCTTCGCGGCAGCTGTCCTCGGTGCATTACGCGGGAAGTCCGGGTTCGTGTGGGTGCACGACTTTCACCTGGCCCTGGTACCCGGCCTCGTCAAAGCCGCGTTGCCGGCCCAGCCGGTGGCAGTCTTCTGGCACACGCCCTGGCCCGGTCCTGATGCGTTTCGCATTCTCCCGGAACGTCGCGAACTGCTCGAATCCCTGCTGGCGAGCGATCTGCTGATGTTCCAGACCCACAACTTTCTCCATTGTTTTGTCGAATGCGCCAAGGAGTTCCTGGGCGTCGACGTCCGGAGCGATGACCATCACATCGAATATAACGGCCATACGACGCGACTCGTGGCCCGCCCGATCAGTGTGAGTTTCCAAGCCTGGTCGGAACGCGCCCGAACGTCGCAGGTCACACGCGCCATGGACGTGTTGCGTAACCTGCATGTCTTTCAGCCCGAGGTCCGCATCGGTCTCGGCGTCGACCGGCTCGACTACACCAAAGGGCTTCTCAAACGATTCTGGGCCATCGATGCCTTCTTCGAGCAGTACCCTCAGTATCGGGGCCGGTTCACCTTTGTGCAGGTGGCCGTGCCGACCAGGGGCGATGTCGAGGCCTATCGCAGTTATCGGGAACTCATCCGCGAAACCGTGAATGACATCAATATGCGGTATGGCAGCATCTCCAACGCAGGCAGTCCTCAGGCTTCGCGCTGGCGACCGATCGAATTCCGGGAAGGCCGCATCGGCATGGACACCCTCGCGGCCTATTACCGGATGGCGGACCTGGCGCTGGTGAGTTCCGTATACGACGGCATGAACCTGGTCGCCAAAGAGTATGTCGCCAGCCAGGTCGACGAGAAAGGCGTGCTGCTGGTGAGCCACATGGCCGGCGCAGCCGAGGAAATGACCGATGCCCTGGTCATCAATCCCTACGACCTTGAGGGTGTCGCCGACGCCATTCGCCAGGCCATCGAAATGCCCCTGGAGGAACGCCGTGAGCGTATGCATCGCATGCGGACTTACCTTGAAGCCCATGACATCCGGGCCTGGTCGGACGACTGCTTGCGCGATGCAGGAATTCTCCCACCCGATGATCGCCCCACGCTTGAATAA
- a CDS encoding class I SAM-dependent RNA methyltransferase, with protein sequence MDSTNHAFFAPCPRGLEAVLADELTDLGAADVTLTAGGVAFHGTLALCYRVNLQSRIASRILLRIADGSYRDEHDVYDAAHAIRWQDWFTPQQRIKVKVSAHHCPLKSLDFVTLRVKDAVCDRFQFARGKRPTVDTHAPDILIAVYLDASTCTFYLDTSGEPLFKRGWRKSAGEAPIRENLAAGILRLSKWTGDTVLYDPMCGSGTFVIEAALMARRVAPGIGRHFAFEKLLSFDTRRLNDLRTELKAMEIPIKPGLIHAADDNAHAMTSIKANLTIAGSGDAVTLQQGDVLQLPAPAESGLLVTNPPYGHRMGEAESLRTFYPQFGDHLKKHFCGWTVQIFTADLKLPGQLRLAPSRRVPLFNGAIECRLFEFRMVAGSLRKKKANGD encoded by the coding sequence ATGGATAGCACAAACCACGCCTTCTTTGCACCCTGCCCTCGCGGACTCGAAGCGGTCCTGGCCGATGAACTCACCGACCTGGGCGCCGCCGACGTCACGCTCACGGCCGGTGGAGTCGCCTTCCATGGCACCCTTGCCCTCTGCTATCGCGTAAATCTGCAGAGCCGCATCGCCAGCCGCATTCTCCTGCGTATTGCCGACGGTTCCTATCGCGACGAACACGATGTCTACGACGCGGCGCACGCCATCCGCTGGCAGGATTGGTTCACGCCGCAACAGCGCATCAAGGTAAAGGTGAGCGCGCACCACTGTCCGCTGAAGAGCCTGGATTTCGTGACCCTGCGCGTGAAGGATGCCGTCTGCGATCGCTTTCAATTTGCGAGGGGCAAACGCCCGACGGTGGATACCCATGCGCCGGACATCCTGATCGCAGTGTATTTGGATGCCTCGACCTGCACCTTCTATCTGGACACCTCGGGCGAGCCACTATTCAAACGGGGTTGGAGGAAGTCGGCGGGCGAAGCGCCGATCAGGGAAAATCTCGCAGCGGGGATCCTGCGGCTTTCGAAGTGGACCGGGGACACGGTGCTCTACGATCCCATGTGCGGAAGCGGCACATTCGTCATCGAGGCCGCCTTAATGGCCCGTCGTGTCGCGCCGGGAATCGGCCGGCATTTCGCCTTCGAAAAACTGCTGTCATTCGATACCCGCCGATTGAACGACCTGCGCACAGAACTCAAGGCGATGGAAATCCCCATCAAGCCGGGCCTGATCCACGCGGCCGACGACAATGCGCACGCGATGACATCGATCAAGGCCAACCTGACCATCGCCGGGAGCGGCGATGCGGTCACCCTTCAACAGGGCGATGTTCTGCAACTCCCCGCTCCGGCTGAAAGCGGACTCCTTGTCACGAACCCGCCCTACGGGCACCGCATGGGAGAGGCGGAAAGCCTGCGCACGTTTTATCCGCAATTCGGCGATCACCTGAAGAAGCATTTTTGCGGCTGGACCGTGCAGATCTTCACCGCCGACTTGAAACTCCCCGGCCAGTTGCGGCTGGCCCCTTCCCGCCGGGTCCCCCTCTTCAACGGGGCGATCGAATGCCGTCTCTTCGAGTTTCGCATGGTCGCCGGCAGCCTCCGGAAGAAGAAAGCGAATGGTGACTAG
- a CDS encoding NUDIX hydrolase: MKFCSECGAGLSKKIPPGDNLPRFVCDTCQVVHYINPKIVAGCIPEWEDKILLCRRAIEPRTGHWTFPAGFMEIGESTEQAAIRETFEEAHADVEITSLYAVLSLPRISQVHMIFRGSMRTRDFKPGTESLDVQLFSLEDIPWDDLAFPVITEALERYVADVARGAFSMHFGSVFPRMKS, from the coding sequence ATGAAGTTCTGCAGCGAGTGCGGGGCCGGGCTGTCGAAAAAAATTCCTCCCGGCGACAACCTGCCGCGGTTTGTGTGCGATACCTGCCAGGTCGTCCATTACATCAATCCGAAAATCGTCGCGGGCTGCATTCCCGAGTGGGAAGATAAGATTCTGTTGTGTCGCCGGGCCATCGAGCCGCGCACCGGCCATTGGACGTTTCCCGCCGGCTTCATGGAGATCGGGGAGAGCACTGAGCAGGCCGCGATCCGTGAAACCTTTGAAGAGGCGCATGCCGACGTCGAGATTACCTCCCTGTATGCCGTGTTGAGTCTGCCCCGTATCAGCCAGGTCCACATGATCTTTCGCGGCTCCATGCGCACCCGGGACTTCAAACCCGGCACGGAGAGTCTCGATGTGCAACTGTTCTCGCTGGAGGACATTCCCTGGGATGATCTGGCCTTTCCCGTGATCACCGAAGCCCTCGAACGCTACGTCGCCGATGTGGCCCGCGGCGCCTTCTCCATGCATTTCGGCAGCGTCTTCCCCCGGATGAAATCGTAA
- a CDS encoding type II toxin-antitoxin system RelE/ParE family toxin, giving the protein MPWFRLAFRPDVITDLLVADPAMAQRLFDKTKWLASNVDNLRHEPVAADLPGIHKYAVGDWRIFYSIDRTEQLVDIHHIHHAAPTQRTRPA; this is encoded by the coding sequence ATGCCCTGGTTTCGCTTAGCCTTCCGGCCCGATGTCATTACCGACCTGCTCGTGGCGGATCCTGCCATGGCTCAACGTCTGTTCGACAAGACGAAGTGGCTGGCCTCCAACGTCGATAATCTGCGCCATGAGCCGGTCGCAGCCGACCTGCCCGGAATCCACAAATATGCGGTGGGCGACTGGCGGATTTTTTATTCGATCGATCGGACCGAACAACTCGTGGACATTCACCACATCCACCACGCCGCCCCGACCCAACGGACCAGACCAGCCTGA
- a CDS encoding sigma-70 family RNA polymerase sigma factor — translation MNLESNPSTALSPEAIAQLVKGHREFLAFLERRVESRAVAEDILQAAFTRGLERGGDVKDEKVVAWFYRVLRNAVIDHYRQRSTAARAMEAWGREFPDVQEPEAELRQEICRCVSGLLETLKPEYREALRIVDLEEGKLKDLAQQSGITAENAAVRVHRARAALRRRIEQACGTCSVHGCLDCSCESSGGEPCGA, via the coding sequence ATGAACCTCGAATCCAACCCCTCGACAGCACTTTCGCCGGAGGCCATCGCGCAACTGGTGAAAGGACACCGTGAGTTCCTGGCCTTCCTGGAACGGCGCGTGGAATCTCGCGCCGTGGCAGAAGATATTTTGCAAGCGGCCTTTACCCGTGGATTGGAGCGCGGGGGCGACGTGAAGGACGAAAAGGTCGTCGCCTGGTTCTATCGGGTACTCCGCAACGCCGTGATCGATCACTACCGGCAGCGGTCCACCGCCGCGCGAGCCATGGAAGCCTGGGGGCGTGAATTTCCGGATGTGCAGGAGCCTGAAGCGGAGCTACGACAGGAGATCTGCCGATGCGTCTCAGGCCTGTTGGAAACGCTCAAGCCGGAATATCGCGAAGCCCTGCGTATCGTGGATCTGGAGGAAGGCAAACTGAAAGATCTTGCTCAGCAGTCAGGCATCACCGCCGAAAATGCGGCGGTTCGCGTGCATCGAGCCAGGGCCGCGCTGCGTCGCCGGATCGAACAGGCCTGCGGCACCTGTTCCGTCCATGGTTGTCTGGATTGTTCCTGTGAGTCATCCGGCGGGGAGCCGTGCGGGGCATAG
- a CDS encoding DNA repair exonuclease — MRFIHASDLHIDSPLRGLDRYDGAPVERLRSATRSALERLVDRALAERVDFLLLAGDIYDRDWQDFHTGLFFRAQMVRLERAGIRCFIVQGNHDAQGVISRQLTLPSNVMVFSSRAAQTVKLDDLSVAIHGRSFPEREVNEDLVPSYPPPVPGFFNIGLLHTSLTGRAGHDTYAPTDLPTLVAKGYDYWALGHVHAREVLNERPRIVFCGNLQGRHAKETGAKGCELVTVEAGRVEAEFIALDVVRWSQLSVPLDGVDRLESLNEAFARALEPVLAGTADRLHAVRVTLTGSTELHRLEAAQPGTLAAAMHAAAQDIGTAEIWIEQVRLDLSTPLDRAQAAQRQDAVGELVRLVDTIAGDNQELMRRAQVELGDLLGAMPAEVTAGDVPRLDDPAELRSLLMDAEATVLARLSASGEEA; from the coding sequence ATGCGCTTCATCCACGCCTCCGACCTTCACATCGATAGTCCCTTACGCGGCTTGGACCGGTATGACGGTGCGCCGGTTGAGCGGTTGCGTAGCGCGACTCGCAGTGCGCTGGAGCGGTTGGTAGACCGGGCGTTGGCCGAGCGGGTGGATTTCCTCCTGCTCGCAGGCGATATCTACGACCGGGACTGGCAGGATTTTCACACCGGCCTCTTTTTTCGCGCTCAGATGGTGCGATTGGAGCGCGCCGGCATCCGCTGCTTCATCGTGCAGGGAAATCACGATGCGCAGGGAGTGATTTCGCGCCAGTTGACCCTGCCGTCGAACGTGATGGTCTTTTCGAGCCGCGCAGCTCAGACGGTCAAGCTGGATGATCTCTCCGTGGCGATCCATGGCCGCAGCTTTCCTGAGCGCGAGGTAAATGAAGACCTGGTTCCGTCTTACCCGCCGCCGGTACCCGGGTTTTTTAATATCGGTCTGCTGCACACGAGTCTGACGGGGCGTGCTGGCCACGATACCTATGCGCCCACCGACCTGCCGACGCTGGTTGCTAAGGGATACGACTACTGGGCGCTGGGCCATGTGCACGCGCGTGAGGTGCTGAACGAACGGCCGCGCATCGTGTTTTGCGGCAACCTGCAGGGCCGTCATGCGAAGGAAACGGGCGCGAAGGGGTGCGAATTGGTCACGGTGGAAGCGGGACGGGTCGAGGCCGAGTTTATCGCGCTGGATGTGGTTCGTTGGAGTCAGCTCTCCGTGCCGCTCGATGGCGTGGACCGCTTGGAATCGCTCAACGAGGCTTTCGCTCGCGCACTGGAACCGGTGCTGGCCGGGACGGCGGACCGGCTGCATGCGGTGCGCGTGACGCTGACGGGATCGACCGAGTTGCACCGGTTGGAGGCGGCACAGCCGGGCACGCTCGCGGCGGCAATGCATGCGGCGGCGCAGGACATCGGCACGGCGGAGATCTGGATCGAGCAGGTGCGGCTGGATCTTTCCACCCCGCTGGATCGAGCCCAGGCTGCGCAGCGCCAGGATGCGGTGGGAGAGTTGGTCCGTCTGGTCGATACGATTGCGGGCGACAACCAGGAACTGATGCGTCGGGCACAGGTCGAACTGGGAGATCTCCTCGGTGCCATGCCTGCAGAAGTCACGGCCGGTGATGTGCCGCGTCTGGACGATCCTGCCGAACTGCGCAGTCTTCTGATGGATGCGGAAGCCACGGTTCTGGCACGCCTGTCCGCCTCCGGAGAAGAGGCATGA
- a CDS encoding AAA family ATPase, whose translation MKLARLLLLAFGPFTNKTLDFSAGSSNLHLIYGPNEAGKSSALRAMTDLRFGIPLRSPDDFVHPAGDLRIGGVFIDQAGRPVGLIRRKGRGTTLSGLDVRTEQTDPGFAVDSRLERELTGGLERQEFEAMFGLNHARLREGGAVLLSGEGDLGSALFEASAGTGGIVALLAALDVDAKKLYSQHGRAQNAVINEARRQLDEQRKAWREAQTKPAEWQALNRAHETAKAALDDLTKALETLRRQENELTELRTVEPLLREHDRLAGALQSYAAVPDLSEQQREERLAAEQALQRAQVDLREAEEELARCAAALDGLVIEPLLLDHADAVERLIAGVEAAARNRHEIHQQNSLIAKIEGELELVVERLAPGVDRRTILAAVPSAADRVALEGHLAEVSRLGERLDGYRERAEALDAALQPAGALPDTVPDPLHRQALTAALRAGQAQGDVVRQKSELDRRLRELEGQLTLALSELGLESEQALRRSQPLLEAQIAQAKQDLTDIEVQLTKWRDESELVGRDLDGQRLRQRQLAAEGEVVTAETLRQARAKRSEEWTAIRRIYIDRTGGTDQLALGFDAAKALPETFEAAVGEADRQADLLRADTKRAAGLEECSVRIEQMELRRKELAGEMAALRVKRDGLQGAWRQRLTQAGLPDLDPETLREWQGRRHEALQLVERVTALRADRDRLLADAAGSVGAIADGLRTVGCSLATTQAGETEQLSALIEQAVRWEQSATEAEAEQQARLKTAHSQRIEREKVGRQVSETEAERRRHLDALQAWHTRLFLSGEAPPEALKSRLDELDGLARQASALAEAQQRKAQLQAVVDDLITQGAQVAELLGEAVPTVLDDFADRLRKRLAVSRQHQQEGHALIRDRTKAQEKKRQAAAAQVTKAAVLAGLCTRAKGATIDQLPELEEQAAKKREVRKSLALLRQQLAHASPQSEGELRARLAGLDVPALESERERCRTEMVRLEQEQASAQRTEEQARRALEVIDASDRAALAREAMESAAARYRSAIRPWARLKFARSLLQEALNRFRERAQAPMVSAASAYFSLMTGGAYERLVTDEREDKPVLCAQRAGGVTIGIEEMSEGTADQLYLALRLAALELRRPSHPPMPLVLDDTLITSDDARAANILRALARFAEGSQVMLFTHHRHLLDVARQTLGEQAFVNHTL comes from the coding sequence ATGAAACTCGCGCGCCTGTTGCTGCTCGCCTTCGGGCCTTTCACCAATAAGACGTTGGATTTTTCCGCCGGCTCAAGCAATTTGCATCTGATCTACGGACCGAACGAGGCAGGCAAGTCGTCGGCCCTACGCGCTATGACGGATCTCCGTTTCGGCATTCCACTGCGTAGCCCGGACGACTTCGTCCACCCGGCCGGCGACTTGCGGATCGGTGGTGTGTTCATCGACCAGGCGGGCCGACCGGTCGGACTCATCAGACGCAAGGGCAGGGGGACGACCCTCTCTGGACTCGATGTCCGCACGGAACAGACGGATCCTGGTTTTGCTGTGGACAGCCGGTTGGAACGGGAACTAACCGGCGGGTTAGAGCGCCAGGAATTCGAAGCCATGTTCGGGTTGAATCATGCCCGGCTTCGCGAGGGCGGGGCCGTTCTGCTGAGCGGCGAAGGCGATCTGGGCTCGGCGTTGTTCGAGGCGAGCGCCGGCACCGGCGGTATCGTAGCGTTGCTGGCGGCCCTGGATGTCGATGCCAAGAAACTCTATAGCCAGCACGGTCGGGCGCAGAATGCCGTGATCAACGAGGCGCGCCGTCAGCTCGACGAGCAGCGGAAAGCCTGGCGCGAAGCGCAGACCAAACCGGCTGAGTGGCAGGCGTTGAATCGCGCGCATGAAACCGCCAAGGCGGCTCTCGACGACCTCACCAAGGCCTTGGAAACGTTGCGTCGGCAGGAGAACGAATTGACCGAACTGCGCACGGTTGAACCGTTGTTGCGTGAGCATGATCGCCTGGCTGGCGCGCTCCAGTCCTATGCGGCGGTTCCCGATCTGTCCGAGCAGCAACGTGAGGAACGGCTGGCCGCAGAGCAGGCGTTGCAGCGCGCGCAGGTAGATCTTCGAGAAGCCGAAGAGGAGCTCGCGCGTTGCGCCGCCGCGCTGGATGGACTCGTCATCGAACCGTTGTTGCTCGACCATGCCGACGCGGTCGAGCGCCTGATCGCGGGCGTGGAAGCCGCGGCCAGAAACCGCCATGAAATCCATCAGCAAAATAGCCTCATTGCGAAGATCGAGGGTGAGCTGGAGTTGGTCGTGGAAAGGCTGGCGCCAGGTGTGGATCGGCGGACCATTCTAGCGGCCGTGCCTTCCGCCGCCGACCGTGTGGCGTTGGAGGGGCACCTGGCCGAGGTGAGTCGATTGGGCGAGCGGCTTGACGGCTATCGTGAGCGTGCAGAAGCATTGGATGCCGCCTTGCAACCGGCCGGCGCGCTGCCCGATACAGTGCCGGATCCACTGCACAGGCAGGCGCTAACGGCGGCACTACGAGCGGGGCAGGCACAGGGTGATGTGGTCAGGCAGAAGAGCGAACTGGATCGCCGGCTTCGTGAACTGGAGGGCCAGCTCACCCTGGCGCTCTCCGAACTCGGTCTCGAATCGGAGCAGGCGTTGCGTCGCAGCCAACCGCTTTTAGAGGCTCAGATCGCGCAGGCGAAACAGGATCTGACGGATATTGAGGTACAGCTCACCAAGTGGCGTGACGAATCCGAACTGGTCGGTCGCGACCTCGACGGGCAACGGCTGCGGCAACGGCAGCTCGCTGCGGAAGGTGAGGTGGTGACGGCGGAGACGTTGCGCCAAGCCCGCGCCAAACGTTCCGAGGAATGGACGGCGATTCGTCGCATCTACATCGATAGGACCGGCGGGACGGATCAGCTGGCGCTGGGGTTCGACGCCGCGAAGGCCTTGCCGGAGACGTTTGAAGCGGCAGTGGGCGAAGCCGATCGTCAGGCGGACCTGCTTCGCGCCGACACCAAACGCGCGGCCGGATTGGAAGAGTGCTCAGTGCGCATCGAGCAGATGGAATTGCGCCGCAAGGAACTGGCCGGTGAGATGGCTGCGCTGCGCGTGAAACGTGACGGGTTGCAAGGAGCCTGGCGGCAGCGCCTGACGCAAGCCGGGTTGCCGGACCTGGATCCCGAGACGTTGCGTGAATGGCAGGGGCGCCGGCATGAGGCGCTGCAGCTGGTTGAGCGTGTGACGGCCCTGCGTGCCGACCGCGACCGGTTGCTGGCCGATGCCGCAGGCTCCGTCGGAGCGATTGCGGATGGGTTGCGTACCGTCGGCTGTTCTCTCGCCACGACTCAGGCTGGAGAGACGGAACAACTCTCCGCGCTGATCGAACAGGCCGTGCGTTGGGAACAATCGGCGACCGAAGCGGAGGCCGAGCAGCAGGCTCGTCTCAAGACGGCTCATAGCCAGCGGATCGAGCGGGAGAAGGTCGGTCGTCAGGTGAGCGAGACCGAGGCCGAACGTCGCCGCCATCTGGACGCGCTGCAGGCCTGGCATACCAGACTGTTCTTGTCGGGTGAGGCACCGCCGGAGGCGCTCAAGTCGCGGCTCGATGAACTCGATGGGCTGGCACGACAGGCGTCGGCCTTAGCGGAGGCGCAACAACGAAAGGCGCAACTACAGGCCGTGGTCGATGACCTCATTACGCAAGGCGCACAGGTGGCCGAATTACTCGGTGAAGCTGTTCCCACGGTGCTGGATGATTTTGCGGATCGTCTGCGCAAACGGTTGGCTGTTTCTAGGCAACATCAGCAAGAAGGGCATGCGCTCATTCGCGACCGCACGAAGGCTCAGGAGAAGAAGCGACAGGCCGCGGCCGCACAGGTCACGAAGGCCGCCGTGCTGGCCGGACTCTGCACGCGCGCGAAGGGGGCGACGATCGACCAGTTGCCGGAATTGGAAGAACAGGCGGCGAAGAAACGTGAGGTGCGGAAATCACTCGCGCTCCTGCGCCAGCAACTGGCCCATGCTTCGCCTCAGTCGGAAGGTGAGTTGCGGGCGCGCCTTGCGGGGCTGGATGTGCCGGCCCTCGAGAGCGAGCGTGAACGTTGCCGTACCGAGATGGTGCGGCTTGAACAGGAACAGGCCTCGGCGCAGCGGACGGAGGAGCAGGCCAGGCGGGCGCTGGAAGTCATCGACGCGTCAGATCGCGCGGCGCTGGCGCGTGAAGCGATGGAATCTGCGGCGGCGCGATACCGTTCGGCCATCAGGCCCTGGGCCAGGCTGAAATTCGCCCGCTCGTTGCTGCAGGAGGCGTTGAACCGGTTTCGTGAACGGGCCCAGGCGCCCATGGTGTCTGCCGCCTCCGCCTATTTTTCGCTGATGACGGGCGGCGCCTACGAACGGCTGGTGACGGACGAGCGTGAGGACAAGCCGGTTCTGTGCGCGCAACGGGCCGGCGGTGTGACGATCGGCATCGAGGAGATGAGCGAAGGCACCGCCGATCAATTGTACCTGGCGCTACGGCTGGCGGCACTGGAGTTACGGCGCCCTTCCCATCCGCCGATGCCGCTGGTGCTCGATGATACTCTCATCACATCCGATGACGCGCGTGCGGCCAATATTCTACGGGCCCTGGCGCGTTTCGCCGAGGGCAGCCAGGTCATGCTGTTCACGCACCATCGGCATCTGCTCGATGTCGCCCGTCAGACGTTGGGTGAACAGGCTTTCGTCAATCACACCCTGTGA
- a CDS encoding SDR family oxidoreductase, with amino-acid sequence MKRLNDKIAIVTGSSSGIGKAIALRFAREGATVVVAARRLYKCEETVAQIEAAGGTAVPLQTDVADESQVERLIGDTVRRFQRLDILVNNAGIFGGRRLAETSTGAFDEVMNTNVRGTFFCCRAAFAQMKKQGGGTILNMSSVAGVQAWSGTGTYSASKHAIMALSKALADEGRAHRIKVSAICPGGVADELVDASAEERARSEKIDPFDIAETALYLACLGPQSAVHQIVVDRIGADW; translated from the coding sequence ATGAAACGCTTGAACGACAAAATCGCGATCGTCACCGGCAGCAGCAGCGGGATCGGCAAGGCCATCGCGCTCCGGTTCGCGCGGGAAGGGGCGACGGTCGTCGTCGCCGCCCGGCGCTTGTATAAATGCGAGGAAACCGTCGCGCAGATCGAGGCGGCCGGTGGAACCGCCGTGCCGCTTCAGACCGACGTGGCGGACGAGTCGCAGGTGGAGCGACTGATCGGTGACACGGTTCGGCGTTTCCAGCGCCTGGATATCCTGGTGAACAACGCCGGGATCTTCGGCGGACGCCGGCTGGCCGAGACCAGTACCGGGGCCTTCGACGAAGTGATGAATACGAATGTGCGCGGGACATTTTTCTGCTGCCGGGCCGCATTTGCGCAGATGAAGAAGCAGGGCGGCGGCACGATTCTCAACATGTCGAGCGTGGCGGGCGTGCAGGCCTGGAGCGGCACGGGGACTTACAGCGCGTCGAAACACGCGATCATGGCGTTGAGTAAGGCACTCGCAGACGAGGGGCGCGCGCACCGCATCAAAGTGAGTGCGATCTGTCCCGGCGGCGTGGCGGATGAGCTGGTCGATGCCTCGGCGGAAGAGCGGGCACGCAGCGAAAAAATCGATCCGTTCGATATTGCCGAGACCGCGCTCTACCTGGCCTGCCTCGGTCCCCAGTCGGCCGTGCATCAGATCGTGGTGGATCGGATCGGCGCCGACTGGTAG
- a CDS encoding acetate uptake transporter: protein MNEENQTRRIDVLAIGLFGLAVGALTLGVAQLGWIQHKNMVGALVIALIFGGIVQLLAGITDIRYNEQLGGTALTMYGFLWITLCTVKLVSTSSTFQFDAVLYAPINLVYAVFSGVMVFLTAYRNLTLSALHVVITMTFLATVFARLDFISELLPGWGHIIVGLMAFYHAVGSLTQAFTGRSILPLGPPLLYHTHKHVHSIAKVV, encoded by the coding sequence ATGAACGAAGAGAATCAAACTCGGCGCATAGACGTGCTGGCAATCGGCCTATTCGGTCTGGCAGTAGGCGCGCTCACCCTGGGCGTGGCACAACTAGGATGGATTCAGCATAAGAACATGGTGGGAGCCCTGGTGATTGCCCTGATCTTCGGCGGGATCGTTCAACTGCTGGCGGGCATCACCGACATTCGCTACAACGAGCAACTGGGCGGAACCGCGCTGACCATGTACGGTTTCCTTTGGATCACGCTCTGCACCGTCAAACTCGTCAGCACGAGCAGCACGTTTCAGTTCGATGCGGTACTCTACGCGCCCATCAATCTGGTCTACGCAGTCTTTTCCGGCGTCATGGTCTTTCTCACGGCCTATCGAAACCTCACGCTCAGCGCCCTCCACGTCGTCATTACCATGACGTTTCTTGCCACCGTATTCGCCCGGCTGGACTTCATCAGTGAGCTATTACCGGGATGGGGCCACATCATTGTCGGTCTGATGGCCTTTTATCATGCGGTCGGCAGTTTGACTCAGGCCTTTACCGGGAGATCCATCCTCCCCCTCGGCCCGCCGCTCCTGTATCACACACACAAGCACGTGCACTCAATCGCCAAGGTGGTGTAG
- a CDS encoding PilZ domain-containing protein has product MTMKVHYQVSLSTESATSGEGRLLDLSVEGCRIEGAHHLPVNTYLSLRLIISPKEMPVLVDLAAVRWTRGTVCGIHFLSLQPLQTARLKTFLAAAAPQNPPNTPDKG; this is encoded by the coding sequence ATGACCATGAAGGTACACTATCAAGTTTCTCTGTCGACGGAGTCGGCCACGAGCGGAGAGGGACGGCTTCTGGATCTCTCGGTGGAAGGCTGCCGTATCGAGGGTGCGCACCATTTGCCCGTCAATACCTACCTTTCGCTACGACTGATCATTTCACCGAAGGAGATGCCGGTCCTCGTGGATTTGGCCGCCGTGCGATGGACCCGCGGAACCGTCTGCGGCATTCACTTTCTCTCCCTCCAACCGTTACAGACCGCACGGCTGAAAACCTTTCTCGCCGCCGCCGCGCCGCAAAATCCACCGAACACACCCGACAAGGGCTAA